A segment of the uncultured Desulfobulbus sp. genome:
CTACATTTACCAGGGAGATGAAAATGCCACCTCACTTGAGATCACTACCGGAGAACGAATCACTGTTAATTTGACAGGCAACGATCTTTTTTTTGGTACGAGCTCCTGGGACACAACCACCTCAACCAACAACAGCACTGATGCAGGGCGCTATGATCTGTTCCTCGAACTCACGCAAGCCGAGGAAGCTCTGCGCACAAGCGATGCAGTTGCAATGCAAACCGCAATGGATGACCTTGAAGGTGCAGCCGAGCAAAACCGACGTTTACGCTCACAATTGGGTAATCGGGCCAGTCGGGTTGAAACCGCAATGGATTACCAGGAAGGGGTGAAAATAGATTTGACCCAGATCCTCTCTCGCTATGAAGATGCTGATGCCGTGGAGTCGTTTAACGCCATCATTCAGCAGGAAACAGCGTTTCAGGCAGCGCTGAGCGTCACCGCCCAGGTTTCTGATATGTCAATTTTAGACTTTCTGTAAAGTGTCTTGAAGCCCGTCTATTTTTTTAGGCATACTCAATCAAAAAAGAGGTGGGCTTCCCCCTTTCCCCCTCCCCTTCTTGCAGATGAAGGTGTTACATTTCCACGCAGATTCAATCCTTTTCTATCCATATCTCTAAAAAAGAGTGTTCTTGGTCGCAATCGATGAAGGACATGTAGGGCAAGTGTTTGTTAACTGTTGTAAACAGCTTGCCTTTTTTATTTTTTTACAGGATACTACCGGGAAAGATACTTTTTGTTCTATTTGCCCCTCTCCAGCTGAGAGGATGAGTATCTTACTATCTCCATTTCCTTCGGTGTTACCCGAACTGACATAGGTACATATATATGCTGGTTTTGACCAGAAAACCCGGTGAAGGTATAATCATCGGGGATGATATAACGATAAAAATAATCGAGATGAAAAGTGGCGGCATTCGCATAGGTATAGATGCGCCCCGTGATACGAAGATTTACAGGCAGGAAGTTTACGATCGCATTCGTCAGGAAAACATTGAAGCCGCGGCCGGTTGGGATATGAATGATCTTGATCTCCTCAGTGATCAGTTAGCAGGAAGGACGTTAAAAAAATGAAAACAATCAATACCCGTTTCGGCGAGGTGCAATACGATCCCTCCAGTGTCATCCATTTTCCCGAGGGACTCATTGGGCTTGACCAATTAAAAAACTTTTTGGTTATGCCCAATGAAAAACAAGGACCGCTCTTCTGGATCCAGAGTGTTGATGACCCCGCCTTTGCCTTTGTTGTCACTGACCCAACCAACTTTTTCCTTGATTATGTCGTACTGCCAGATGAAAAAGAACGACGTAAACTTGAAATTGACGAGAACGGGTCCTGTTTTGTTCTTACCATTGTGACCATTTCTCAAGATAAAGAAATAACACTTAACCTCTCAGGACCTATTCTTTACGCTCCAGAAACAGGCAGAGGTTTGCAGGTCGTCCTTGAGGATCCCCGCTACGATATTCGTACCCCGCTTCCAAAAGTCGAACAAAAATAACTCAGATTTTTTTATATTTCCTCTTTGGCCGGACTTCTGTCCGGCTTTTTTTTCTCATTCCCTCCAACTTCTCCATGACGAGCTCATTTTACACGCAGTTTTTCTTGCTCAAAAATTACTACGAAAAAAATTTTTTCCCACATTCTCATCTGATCAGCGTTTCATCAACATCGAAATATTTGATGATCCGCTTGATGCAGGGACACTAAATTTTTTTTCTTTACAGAAGATCAAAATTCCCTCTCATAAAAGCCCCATTGAGCCTAGTAAATAGAGCCCTGCAAATCGCCTTTACAGTCAACATGCCGATAATACGGAGTAAATGAAATTATTTTTTCTAAAAAAATCCCTTAATCATTTTCTGGATTACTCCGAAGAGTACATCGAGAGAACGCAGTAAGCATTGAGAGAGCAGTTACGTTTGTATCGTTAGCCAAGGGTCAACCACCGGACGACCACGGCTAGAAATTCATGGAGGAAACCATGGCTTTAACGATCAATACAAACGTCGCGTCGCTGAATGCACAGAGAAATTTAACATCCTCCCAGGGAGACCTGGCCACTGCAATGCAGCGGTTGTCTTCCGGACTTCGCATCAACTCCGCTAAAGATGATGCCGCCGGTCTTGCCATCTCTGACCGGATGACCTCCCAGATTCGCGGCCTGAACCAGGCGGCCCGTAATGCCAACGACGGTATTTCCATGGCGCAGACCGCTGAGGGCGCGCTCCAGGAAACCACCAATATTCTTCAGCGCATGCGTGAGTTGGCCATTCAGTCTGCCAACGATACAAACAGCTCTTCTGATCGCGCTTCCCTGCAGGCAGAGGTCAATCAACTCCAGCAGGAGATGACCCGCATTGCTTCCAGTACTTCATTTAACAACCGAAATGTCCTGGATGGCACCCTCAACAATGCACAATTTCAGGTCGGTGCCAATGCCAACGAGACGATCACCTTCTCGATCCCTTCAGCCAAAGCTGATGACCTGGGTATCAACTCTCTTAAATCGACCGCAACACCAGCCGCCTCTGTTCCTGATACTACAGAATCAGTCTTTGCGCTAACGGCATCTGCGGCGGGGGCTGACACCTCTGCAGGCAATAATATCACCGCCCAGACGATCACCGTCACCAACGACGTAACTGGTGCCACGGCAAGCCTCAATGTGCTCGCCGACATGTCTGCAGCTAATATTGCTGCCCTGGTGACCGCAAACGTCACCGCTGCAACAGGCTGGACAGCAACTGCCACGACGACCACGACCATCAGCTCGTTACAGAACACTGGTGCTGTCAGCTTTGATTTAACTGGTAGCGTCGGCACTGCATCAATTAGTGCTACTATTGCGGCAACATCGGACTTAACCGCCCTGAGTGACGCAATTAATCTGGAATCAACCAATACGGGTATTACTGCTACGGTCAGCGGCGGAACCATTACCCTTACCGATGCATCAGGCGCCGACATTAAACTTGATGATTTTGCCAATACGGGAACAGGTACCGTAAGTTTAGGTTCGGTTTCACTGACCTCTGGCGGCGCTGTTGACTCCGCAACAATCGGCGGCACAGTCACCTTTAATGGCCCAGGAACGACAGGAGTAACGACCGGTGGTGCAGGTGCAACCATAACCGATACAACAACCCCGGCAACCTCCCCCTTAGGCATCGAAACTGCGACCACCGCAGCGGCAGATACCTCAGCGGGAAACAATGTTGCAGCCCAGACCCTCACCATTGTCGGCCCTGATGATACCCAAGATGTAGATGTCGCAACAAACGATACCGCCTATACCATCGCCCACAACGTCAACCTGGAAACATCCTTAACAGGTGTGACCGCCGAGGCACGAACAACAGCCACGATCTCAAATTTGGTCAGTGACGGTACCATCAGCTTCGAGCTCACCGGAAGCAATGCTAACGCGATTGAATTCAGCGCAACGGTTACCGCTGATGACCTGACAGCCCTTGCCTCAGCAATTAATGATAAATCTGGCAACACGGGCATTCTTGCGACCATAAGCGGCGACCTGAGAAGTATCACGCTGGTTCAGGCAGAAGGTTACGACATCCAAGTAGCCAATTACACCCACAGCAGTGATCTAGCAGCTGATACAATCACCATCACAGGCAACGAGGGCGATGGGATTGCGCTGGCTGGTGATACAGGCAGCACCACAGATTCGACTGTTATCGGTGGAGAAGTTACCTTTTACAGCACAGGATCGTTTAATGTGCAAAGTACTGTGGATGGGGGCCTTGGGTCCGTCTTTAACAGTAGTGCAGGAGTAGCTAACGCCAGTAACCTGAACACAATCGATACTATCGATATTTCAACCGTTGACGGTGCCACCGAGGCCATCAAAGCCATAGATGGCGCTATCAGTCAGATCGATGATTTGCGAGGTTTGTTGGGTGCAATTCAAAATCGCTTTGAATCAACTATCTCCAACCTGATGAATGTTTCTGAAAACCTCTCCGCTGCCCGAAGTCGTATTTTGGACGCGGATATCGCCCAGGAAACATCGATCATGACCAAAAATAACATCCTCCAACAGGCTGGTGTCTCCATCCTCACCCAGGCCAACCAGACCCCGCAATTGGCGCTGCAGTTACTGCAGGGATAATTGAGAGTAGATTATTTCAGTGGGGCTCAACAAAGAGCCCCTCACTCAACACAGGACAGCGCCATGAAAATCGTTATGTTTCAGTATAATCGGGAAGCCTCGGCTATTCTCAGCCAAAATGCGTTGGGACAAGCGAAGATCTCGCAAAAAAGACTGCAGGAATCACCACTCCCCCAGAGCTACAACGATCGGTTCCTCTGGGAGGGAGCGACCTCGTTTACAACACCACCTCAAGGCGAATACATCATTCCTGGCAACTGGCAGTAAGCAATCAAGCAAAGCCCCGGCTAAAAAAATTCAACCGGGGCTTTGTTGTTTTATGAACTCCCCTTCTCAAAAAAAAACATTCGTTTTTAAAAATAAACCTAAAGTTCTTCTCTCAACCGTTCGATAAGCATGGTGAAGGCAAGGGAAATCATGACGATGCCCCTTTATTTCTCACCAAATTTCAAGAAAATATTTTGCACGGAGGCGCTGATCGGCGAAAATAGATTTAAGCAGTGCATCGCAGTTTTTTTAAAGCAGTACCATAAAACGGCAAGGATGCCGTACATAGACAGAGCCTAAACATATTCAAGGAGGAATATCATGGCACTTACAATTAACACAAACGTAGCCTCTCTCAATGCGCAGCGTAACTTAGGTGCAACCCAGAACTCGCTGGCAAAATCAATGCAACGTCTCTCTTCCGGTCTGCGAATCAACTCCGCAAAGGATGACGCAGCTGGTCTCGCCATTTCCGACCGTATGACCTCTCAAATCCGCGGTCTGAATCAGGCGGTTCGTAACTCCAACGACGGTATCTCTCTTGCACAGACCGCTGAAGGTGCGATGCAGGAAAGTACCAATATCCTCCAACGTATGCGTGAGTTGGCCGTTCAGTCTGCCAACGACACCAACAGCGAATCCGATCGTGTCTCCCTCCAGGCAGAGGTTAATCAGCTTAAACAGGAGCTGACCCGAATTGCCGAAACCACGACATTCAACGGTAAGAACTTGTTAGATGGTACTCTGACCTCAGCCCAGTTCCAGGTTGGCGCCAACTCTAACGAAACCATCTCTTTTTCCATCAACTCCGCAAAAGCAGTTGACCTGGGAAATAACTCCCTGGAATCTGTCAACACCACTTACGGTGTTGAAGTTGCTACCAATGTAAAAACATTTAGTGCCAGTGGCACAGAAATGGGTGTTGTCAATGCCCATGCAACGAACAACGGTCTCACTGGTGAGACAATTACTGTTCGAGACGCAGCAGGCACTGCCGTTCAGAGCTATACAGCAGGTGCTAATGCAGAAGCAGACACTATTGCTAGCAACCTCGATTCGATGACGGGTGTATCTGCTACGGCTACAAACGAAGTTGAAATTAAAGGTACTGCAGACGCAGGTACAGGAACGCTTGTCATTGACAGTAATGGTACATCAGTAACCATTGCCAATACTGTGAATACCGCAAGTGCAAGTGATTTATTAACAGCAATAACGGGTAACGGTAACTATGCAACAGCTGGATTTACTGCACGCCTCAACGATGCCGGTGACGGAGTTATCCTCAGCAACACTACAGGTAAAGACTTTTCTTTTACCTCTAATGATGCTGGCGATTCATATACCGTAACCTCCACTTTGAGTTCAAAAACTGGTACCGTTTCTAACGCTTCAGCAACGGTCTCCGGTCAGGTTAACATAGAATTAGATCCTTCATTTACCGCCGAATCCTCACTGGCTACCGGAGCAGGTTACTTCTCTGACGTTGCAGCAAATACTGCTGTGACCACAGTTAAAGAAGGTCTCTCTGACACCTCAGGTGGCAATAACACCGGTGCTCAGACTCTGACCATCGTTGGTCCTGCAGGTGCTGAAGCAGTGAGTGTTTCCGCTGGTGACAGTGCCAATGCCATTGCTGATCTGGTCAATGATAAGTCTGCCTCCACAGGTGTGACTGCTCAAGCGCTCACTACAGCCACGATCAGCGATCTGAGCGCTGATGGATCGGTGAGTTTCACACTCCAGGGCACCAACGATACAGCTGTCAACATTAACGCTACCGTTACCAGGAGCAACCTGGCCTCACTGTCCCAGGCAATCAACGACCAGGCTGGTAATACCGGTATTACCGCCACGCTCTCTGCAGACAACAAGAGCATTGAGTTGACCCAGTCTGAAGGCCATGACATCAAACTGGGTGACTTTACCCATAGTGCAGCCGGTGTTGCCGGAACCACGGCCACCGTCAACATTACCGGTAATGAAGGAACGGCAACAAAACTCACCGATGTGGCCGGTGCGACCACCGCTGCGGAGACTGCTGCCAACGCTGCCAACAACGACTCCACCGTTATTGGTGGTCAGGTCTCATTCTCCAGCTCCGGTGATTTCAACATCGCCAGTAACATCACCGATGCTCAGGGCTCTCTGTTCGACAACTCTGTTGCTGGCAGCGCCAACGTCAGTTCCCTGAGTTCGATCAACGAGGTTGACATTACCACCGTTGAAGGTGCTGCTTCTGCCATTGACGCCATTGACGGCGCCCTGATGCAGATCGACAACATGCGTGGTGAGCTCGGTGCTATCCAGAACCGATTCGAGTCCACCATCTCTAACCTGAGTAACGTATCAGAGAACCTCTCCTCGGCTCGCTCTCGTATCCTCGATGCGGACATTGCCCAGGAAACCTCGGATATGACCAAGCAGAACATCCTTGCCCAGGCTGGTGTTTCCATCCTGGCACAGGCGAACCAGAGCCCGCAGTTGGCCCTGAGCCTGCTCGGTTAATCGCTCTTCTTCCTGAAGGGGCTTAGAAAAGCCCCTTCAGGCTTTTGATATTTTTCTCTACACGGAGGTAAGCAGATGAATATCGAGGCAATAGGCAGTGCAGTCGCCAGCCCCCCACGAACCGACGAAGCCAGTCAACAGGTTGATACCCAGCGCCAAGCTACCCAGGAAGCTGCACCCAGCTCATCGAAAGCGGAAAGTAAGGTGCAAACCGAAGAGCTCTTAAGCCAGATCAAGGCACTGACAGAAGATGGACTCTACAGCGTTCGTTTTGAACAAGGAAAAGAGGTTGAAGAATTGGTGGTAAAGATTGTGGACTCAAAAACCGATGAAGTGATACGGCAAATTCCGCCGGAAGAACTACTCAAACTCACCCAGCGCTTGAACGATTTAAAAGGGAATATAGTCGATACGTCAACTTGACCCCATGAAGAGGAGACCAGGGCCATGACGATTCAATTTGGCGGACTCGCAACAGGATTGAACACCAGTACCATCATTGAGCAGTTGATGGAGATAGAGCGGACCCCAATCACCCGTCTGGAAGCGGATCAGACCTGGCTGAACAGTCGTCTTGAGGCCTACCAGGAACTGGATACACGGTTAAAGTCCTTTTCCGATGGCATTAAAGACCTCAATTACTCTTCAACCCTGCTGCAGCGATCCGTTAAACAGAGTTCAGAGAGTTATCTTTCTGCCTCGGCAAACGCCAATGCCGTAACCGGTGCCAGCTATCAGGTTGAGGTTGTCAGTCTGGCGCAGGTGCAGAAGTCTGTTTCTGAAACCGGCTACGCGGATACAAGCAGCGCACTCTTTGGCAGTGGCACCCTGACCATCAATGTCGATGGCACCGATCATCAGATCACAATCAACGATGAGAACAACTCGCTTGCTGGAATTGTCAAAGCAATCAATGAAGCAGATATAGGCCTATCTGCAGGTATTATCAACACAGGGACCGATACTGATCCCTATCGACTCTCTCTAACCGGAGAAAATGTTGCCACCGCATTTACCCTTGATGCAAGCGGACTAGTTGGTGGAGAAGCGCTGTCCATCGGCACACCTGTACAAGCGGCGAGCCAGGCACATATTCGAGTGGATACTGTTGATATTTATAGTGATTCCAATACGCTTTCAGAGGCGATTCCAGGTGTTACCCTGGATCTTGTCAAAGCTGAAGAGGGAACAACAACAACCCTCAATGTAAACGTCGACAAGGAGAATATCAAAACCGCTATCAGTGCCTTTGCCGAAGGATACAACGAAGTCATCAGTTTTATTACCGAGCAGTCAGCTTATGGCGGGACAGAAAGCGGGGTTCTTGGGGGTGATGCCAGCATCAATGCTGTCAAACGACGTTTGCAGAACTTGCTTACGGAAACGACAGCAAACTCTGGCATTTTCAAAGCCATGTCGCAACTGGGTTTTGAAACCCAAAAAGATGGAACCATTGAACTCAATGAGACAACACTGAACAATGCCATCAATAATAATCTAGATGACATAGCAACCTTGCTCGCCGGTGAGGATGGGGTCACAGGGATAGCAACCAAGTTTAAAAATTATCTCTATGACATGACCAATTCCGGGACAGGACTCTACAAGACCAAAAAAGAATCCATAGAGACTAATCTCGGAAAAATAGAAGAGCAAATTACAACAACAGAAGCTCGACTGGAAATGCGGCAAAAAACGCTTGAGTCCCAGTTTAGCGCTATGGAAACGCTGGTAAGCAGCCTGAACTCGCAATCGGACTACCTGACTCAGCAAATGGAAAATCTGAGCAACATGATGAGCGGGGGGAAATAATGAACGGATATGTGAACCAATACCTGACCAACACGGTCAACTCGGCCTCACCCGAGCAACTGATGCTGATGCTCTATGACGGAGCTATCAGATTTGTCGCCCAGGGCATTCAGGCCATCGAGGGCGGCATCATCGATAAGCGTGCGTATTACATTAACAAAGCCTCTGCTATTATCTCAGAATTTGCCGCCACTTTAGACCACAGCCAAAACACCCAGCTCGCTGAGGATTTGGATGCGCTTTATAGCTATATGCTCAAACGATTGCTGGAGGGAAATCTGAAAAATGATGCCAATGCGCTGCAAGAAGTAAAAGACATGCTTGCAGATTTGCGAGCAACTTGGGCCCAGGCCATTGATCTCAACAAACAGGAAATGCGTGAAGCTGCTGGTATCGAGCCGACCGGCCCTGGTGCCAATTACAAACCTCTGACAGCGGCAATGTAATATGAATGCGCAAATTATTGAACAATCTCTCGCAGATTACCAGGCTATAGCGGAGCACCTGAATATCATTGAGCGAGCAATGCGTGGGCAGGACAGCAAAGTCATTATTGCGCTCAGTCAACAGTTAATTCAGCTGCAGGAGCAGGTAAAGAGCAACGACAACACGATACTGGAGATGGTACATACCACTCCCGAGCTGCGCAGGGATCCACATATCCTTGAACTCATAGAGCTGATGCGTGCAATCCACCAGCAGAACGAACGGGTTACCCGTCAGTTACGCTCAATATTGGTCATTCATCGTGAAGAATTAGTGAAGTTAAAAAAAGGGAATACGGTTTTACGGGGCTATCGGCCTGCTACCCAGCATACGGGCAAACGGATTTCCATCTCCAATTAAGAGCTTCTTCTTTCACGCAACTGTAAAACAGAGAACAAATCAGGGCCACCCAATCGCTAAAGGTGCGAAAAAATTCTTCCTTTCTTGGAAAGCTTATGGCAATCTACATACAACATCGAGCTTAATCCTAGAAAGGGTAATCACTTGTCCTCACAAAAAAGTTTCTTACCGCAAGTAAAAGAAGGTTCTGCACTGAGAGTGGCTATTCCCCTCAAGGGGAATGCTGAAAAAGTGCGATTTCCCTGTTTCTTTGACGAGGCAACACCACCCAAATTTTCTTTGCGTTTTCCTCTGGATACTTTGGACTTTGCCCAGGTCGATACTGAGCGTCCGTGCACCCTCATGATAGATCTCCCCGAACAGACAGTGGCGATCGACGCTGATATGGACCGTTATGATCCACCATGCATTTTGCACTGTATAGAAAAAGACTCAACAACCCACACCCAAACACGAAACTATTTCAGGGTTGATGCGACAGCACGCGTTGCAGCTTCTTCGGTTGTGCCAGAAAATATGGCACGCGAAGGAGAAAGCTGGCGCATGCTTGGCGACACTATAGATTTGAGTGGCAGTGGCCTGCTGTGCGCGTTTAGCGATCCTTTGGAAAAAGGGACCCAGGTTCGCATAGAACTCACCCTTCCCAGCCAGAGCATGGATGTCATCAATGCTCTGGGCCATGTTGTACGTTGTCGAAAAATTGAAGAAGGGCTCTATCACGCCGCCTTGCATTTTGATCTGATCGACTCAGAGAGTCAGGATAAAATCATGGCCTGTTGTTTTGAACTTCAACGCCGATACTTACGCATGCGTGTTAGTTTAGAACGTCCACTTTAGTTGGCATATTTACCTATAACTCATTATCCCAAAGAAGATCATTACCGTGGCGAGCATAGTAACCTTACTTGATAAAATAAAAGATCACGCGACGACCATTGTCGATATTCCGGCAAAAGAGGGAGAGGATTATCGTTGCAAAGCCATATTGCGCAAAAAAGACGATACAGCGATTGAACTGGTTTTTCCACCCAACTCCTGGGAGCAGGAAAATCTCTCGCTCGGAGCTAACTGCAATCTGGCCGTGGAACACCAAGGAGAATCACTCAATCTCATTGCGCGGCTTGATAAAGTCAGTGACGCACGCCGTCTCCTCTTTACCGCTCGCGAACCTGTCTCCCCTGAATCGTTACGCGATTATTTCCGTGTTTTGCTTAATACTCAAATAGAGGCCAGTTATATTGCCGGACCTCGAGAAGTGAATGCAAAAACCTGGAAAATGCTGGGAACAACCATTGATTTGAGCGGCAGCGGTGTACTTGCAGTCTTTGCTGAAAAGCCTTCTACACGCCACAATATACAGTTGGTGATCACCATGCCAGACGATGAGCCATCCGTCGTCTGCCTGGCTGAAATTGTCCGCACCTACCGCTTAAGAAAAAACCGCTATCAGGTGGCCTTTCACTTTGAAGTGATCAGCCAGAAAGCACGTGATCAGGTAATTTCTATCTGCTTCCAGGAACAACGCCGTCAACTACGCGAAAATGTACAAACTGAGGAGTAAAGGCCGAAGTCCTTTTTTTTCTGTGTACATTATAGAAAGGCTGTACAAGACGCTTTCTCCTTTGCCGAAACAAGCATAGCTCAATGAGGAACCGTGGCTATCACTCCTCTGATTCCAGAGATCCAAGCCCTTTCACCAACCAGTAAACTTGAGAGTCAACTCCAGCGCCCTGCTTCCGGGTTTACCCTCGGCCAGCTCGTGCAGGCCTCAGTTGGCTCAAAAGATGCATCGACCAATGTACTCACCTTGCACATCGGTGAGAAACACATCCCCGTAGAAACAATAGCAAATTTTAAACCTGGTCAAAACCTGACCCTTGAGGTAACCGCCCTAACCCCGCAACTGCAGTTGAAGGTTGCTGACCAGAACCAGATCAATGAACTTAATCAGCGTATAGCTTCTTCGCTGCATACTATCCTTCGTCAGGGAGAATCGCTCAGTGAGTTGGCAAATCTTACCCAACACACGCAACTTCCTCAACTCAGCACAGACTCACAGCAGGTCTTGCAACAGCTGCAGATACACCTGTTGAGCGACAAGCCCACCCCCTCAGGCCTTGCATCAATCATCACCCAGATAGCAAGTCTTCTCTCTGAAGCAGAAGCGACTTCTACGAGCAGCCAAAATCAAACCATCGGAGCTCTTTTAGGAGCAATACAAGCATTGCCTGAAGCCCCCTTGGTAACACGCCAAGAGGCTGCAGCCCTGGCAAAAATATTTATCCCAACAGGAGCAGACAACGGATCCCCGGGCATGCAGGGGAATCTCGAGAGTTCAATTCTGTTCTCTAAGCAAGGGGCTGCAAGCCTCGCACAGAACGACGCAATGCGCCAACTGCTAAGTTTACCCGAGGCATTACAAACAGCCCTTCGTCCACTAGTCGAACTGTACACCTCAGGGAAAAACTTCTCACAGCCCTTGGTTCAATTGACATTTTTTCTCCTCCAGGCGGCGCAGACACACACACACCATGCCCCCCCTCCTGTTACTGGACAGCAACTCCAGCAATCCCTTGAACTACTGGGGACAAACATGGAACGACTCTTGTCTCAAGGAAAGAGTCAGGAGGCTGCCCATACACTCAAGTTTGCACTGTTGGAACTCACAAGTCAGAGTCCTGCACCTTCTCTTCAGCAGACCGTTGATGAAGCTCTGCACACCATCCAATTTTCACAACTCGTTCAGATGCGCTTAGGGTTCGAGTCTATTTTTTTTATGCCGCTCCCTTTCCCCTTTCTTCAGTCAGGTTTTTTACTTATTGACCATAAAAATCAAAAAGATAGGCAGGAAAACCAACAAAAAAACCGACAACAACATGAACTGAGCTTATATCTGCAGCTCGAAGGCCTGGGCAATCTCAACATTACAGTGCACCAGGAAGATAATAAGATCAACCTGACCTTCTATTCCCAGGATGCCTCACGTGCGCAGTTCATAGGTTATCATAAGCAAGAATTAACAACACTACTCAGCACAGGCACCCTTTATTCGGCTCAGTTTCTGGTTGGTGCGCAAGAACCGATTAAGATACTCATAGAAAAAATGCTCCATGCCCCCACCGGGATGGTCAATATCAGTGTTTAATGATCATCTCTATCAGAATTAAGCCTGCTTACTGATCCCCAATATACACCGGTCGAATGCTGGATACGTCTTGGTCTAGGGCAACATCAATACTGTTAAGCATCTGTGTCGTATCTCGCGGCAATTTCCCCTGAATAGCAATGTAGTTGGTATAGTGGTCGCTGGATATTTCTGTTTGAATCCTCAGCTCTTCAATGAGAGTCCGCGTTTCTCGCAAGACCTCGTGTGGCCCAAGCATCTGAAATTGACCGGAGAGTATATCATCGAGCAATGGTGTATTTTTCTTCGGAAGTAAAGTCCGCAAACGAACAACGTTTGGCACTATGGCATTCAACGCTGTTGCCGTTGCCTGCGCATGGGAATGACTGCGCTCTCTGCCCCCTATGCCAAGCAAAACATACAAACTCAACTCAATCCCCGAAGCCATGACGACCTATCCAGCTTCTATCTGTTGCTGACGGGAAACTCCTTTTCGTATCGCCCTCAGCACCTCATCATCACCCGATTCAAGCCCAACATGAATACGAGACAACCCCGCATGGGCAAGCTGTTGCATTTCTGCCAGCCCTTTTCTGAGAATATACTGTGCAGAACCGTAGACGGTGATTCTCTGTAAATTGGGAAAGGTTTGATATGCATACTTGCATATTTTACTGAGGGCATCGGTTTGCATGGCAATACTATTTCCGGCCGGAAAGAATAACGTGGTCACCCAAGGACCATACTCTTTTGCGGCCCAAGCCATATCTTCACAGATATCCTGGGGGGATCGAATTTTAAACGGTGGGCCATCCTTGTAGACCATGCAAAAGCTGCATTTATTGTGC
Coding sequences within it:
- a CDS encoding radical SAM protein, which gives rise to MLHYEGPIYRPPSEADSLLVQATVGCPHNKCSFCMVYKDGPPFKIRSPQDICEDMAWAAKEYGPWVTTLFFPAGNSIAMQTDALSKICKYAYQTFPNLQRITVYGSAQYILRKGLAEMQQLAHAGLSRIHVGLESGDDEVLRAIRKGVSRQQQIEAG